The Acidimicrobiales bacterium sequence TCGTCGTCGTGCTCGGCGCCCACCTCGTCGAGGAGCGACAGCTCGTCCGCGGCCCGGGTCCACGACTCCCCCTCCAGCTCGGCGGCGGCCCCGGCGTCGAGGAGCTCCTCGGGGGCCTCGGTGGCTCCCCGGGCCACCCGGGTGAAGCGCACGTAGGCGCCGGTGCGCCGGTCGACCACACCCCGGAAGTCGCCGGCCAGGCCCACCGGCCAGGTGATCGGGGTGGGGACCACGCCGATGCGCTCCTCGACCTCGTCGATGACTTCCAGCGGGTCGCGCCCGGGCCGGTCCCACTTGTTGACGAAGGTGAGGAGGGGCAGGCCCCGGGCCCGACACACCTCGAACAGCTTCAGGGTCTGGGGCTCGATGCCCTTGGCCGCGTCGAGCACCATCACCGCGGCGTCGGCCGCGGCCAGCACCCGGTAGGTGTCCTCGGAGAAGTCGCGGTGCCCGGGGGTGTCGAGCAGGTTCACGACGCAGTCGCGGTACGGGAACTGGAGCACCGTGCTGGTGATGGAGATGCCCCGCTGGCGCTCCATCTCCATCCAGTCGGAGGTGGCCGCCCGGCGCCCCTCCCGAGCCTTCACCGCTCCGGCGGCGGTGGTGAGGGCACCGCCGTAGAGCAGGAACTTCTCGGTCAGGGTGGTCTTGCCGGCGTCGGGGTGGCTGATGATGGCGAAGGTGCGGCGCCGGGCGGCCTCGGCCGGCGCCTGCTCACGGCCCCCCACCGGCCCCGTCGCCCGGCCGACGCCGGTTCCGTCGGGGTCGCTCACGCGCAGGCCGCGCAGCGGCCGACCAGGTCGAGCCGGTGGTGCTCGGCGGAGAACCCCTGCGACCGGGCCACCCGGGCCAGGGCAGCCTCCAGGGCGGTCTCGACATCCGCGGGCACGGTGAAGTCGGCCACCGCCCCGCACTGCAGGCAGATCAGGTGGTGGTGGTGGCCGGCCAGGTCCTCGGCCAGCTCGAAGCGGGTGAACTCGTCGCCCCCGGCGATGCGGAGGACCACGCCGGCCGCCTCCAGCACGCTCAGGTTGCGGTACACCGAGCTCTGGGCCAGGCCGTCGCCGGCGGAGACCACCTCGGCGGTGGTGAGGGGCCGGTCGGCGTCGGCCAGGATGCGCACCACCGCCTGGCGGTTGGCCGTGTAGCGCTGGCCCGAGGCGTGGACGCGGGCCCCGACCTCGCGGTCGAGCTCCGCGGGGGTCCGGGGCGGGGCCGAGGCGGGCACCGGGGCACCCTACCCGGGCCACCCATCAGGGTGAGAACGGGTGAGAACGGGTCCAGGACCGGGTGCCGGGGCCGATGGGACCGGGACGACTTCCCTTGCGAGGGCTGTCGTCGTAACCTGACCGTCACATCGGCGCCGGGGCTCGAGGCCCGCGGGGTGAGCCCACCCACGCCGACCACCCTCCCCTCCCGACCCACGAGGCCCGGCGCTCATGCCCGACTGCTCCTGCTGCCCGTCCCCGACCCCCCCCGTCGAGCGGGCCCTCAGCCGGCGCCACCTGCTCATCGGCGGGGCGGCCGCCACCGGCGCGCTGGCCCTCTCGTCCCTGCCCGCCGGGGCCACCACGGAGAGCCCGGCCGGCGTCGCCGCCGCCGTCGACCACCCCGAGAGCCAGACCCGCGACTTCGGCTTCCTGGAACCCCGTCCCGCCAACGAGGTCCACACCAGGCCCATCATGTTCCCGGTCCTCGGCCCCGTGAGCTGGACCGACACCTACCTGGCCCCCCGCGGCGGCGGGCGGCGCCACGAGGGCCAGGACCTCATGGGCAACAAGATGCTCAAGCTCCTGTCGTGCGTCGCCGGCACCGTGGTCGAGCTCCGGCACGAGAGCGGCGGCAACTCGCTCTACATCAAGGGCGACGACGGTTGGTACTACTGCTACCTGCACATCAACAACGACACCCCGGGCAC is a genomic window containing:
- a CDS encoding Fur family transcriptional regulator — its product is MPASAPPRTPAELDREVGARVHASGQRYTANRQAVVRILADADRPLTTAEVVSAGDGLAQSSVYRNLSVLEAAGVVLRIAGGDEFTRFELAEDLAGHHHHLICLQCGAVADFTVPADVETALEAALARVARSQGFSAEHHRLDLVGRCAACA